A region of the Candidatus Palauibacter soopunensis genome:
CCGTGCGATCTGGTGCGCGAGGGCTTCCACGAGATACGGCTCGGCGGTTTCGACGTGCGCGATGACGCGCTTCGTCAGCGTCCGGTAGTTCAGCGCATCCGCGATGTCGTCGGACTCGCCCGCCGCCCGCGCGTCCACCGAGAGGGAGACGTTGATCACGATGTCCTGTTTCTTCTCTCGTTCCCAGTCGTTGACTCCGATGATGCCGCGGACGAGGAGGTCGCGGATGATGACCGTATCGGACGCCATCAGGTTCGCCCTCCCGTCAGCAGATGTTCGCCGCCATCCACGTAGATCGTCGCTCCAGTCACATAGTCGTTCTCGGCCAGGAACCGCGCCGCGTGCGCCACGTACTCCGGGTCTCCGGTCCACCCGAGCGGGACCCGCCGGCCTTTCTCCCGCCAGGCCGCGTCCTCCGCCGTCTCGCCGGGAGGCGGAAGAATCGGACCGGGAACGATCGCGTTCGCGCGCACCTCCGCGCCCAGTTCGCGGGCCGTCAGCGCCGTCAGGTGCAGAAGTCCCGCCTTGCTGACCCCGTGCGGCGCAAATCCCTTCCAGGCGGCGACCGCCGACATGTCCGACATGTTGATTATGACGCCGGGCGCCCGAGGTTCCCCCCGGCTTCCGCGCCGCTCGGGCACGGCGCGCATTCGGGCGGCCGCCCGCTGCGTCATGAGGAAGGGGGCGCGCAGGTTGAGCGCCTGTGCGGCATCCCATTCCGCGACCGTCGCCTCGTCGAAGGGGGTGCGCTCGAAGCTCGCGGCGGAGTTCACGAGGATATCGAGGCGCCGGAACGCCGTGTCGAACGCCTCGAACAGGTCGTCGATCCGCTCCGGGAGCGAGAGGTCGGCCGCGGCCGTCGCCGCTCGGCGCCCCAGGGCCCGCACCTCGTTCGCCGTGCGGTCGGCCGCCGCGGCCGAACTCCGGTAGTGGATGAAGACGTCGCACCCCGCCTCGGCCAGCCCCAGCGACAGCGCGCGGCCCAGCCGGCGCGCGCCCCCCGTCACGAGTGCGACGGCGCCCTCGAGTTTCACGGCAGCTCTCCGTTCACGATCGTCTCCCGGCAATCCTGCAGCCCCACGGCGTGTGTTCCGGGCGTGCGTTTCCCCGGCGGTCCGGCGCCGGCGAAGCCGGAATGTAC
Encoded here:
- the folB gene encoding dihydroneopterin aldolase, with translation MASDTVIIRDLLVRGIIGVNDWEREKKQDIVINVSLSVDARAAGESDDIADALNYRTLTKRVIAHVETAEPYLVEALAHQIARIAIVDFGAARAKVRVEKPGALRYARSVGIEVERTAADYA
- a CDS encoding SDR family oxidoreductase produces the protein MKLEGAVALVTGGARRLGRALSLGLAEAGCDVFIHYRSSAAAADRTANEVRALGRRAATAAADLSLPERIDDLFEAFDTAFRRLDILVNSAASFERTPFDEATVAEWDAAQALNLRAPFLMTQRAAARMRAVPERRGSRGEPRAPGVIINMSDMSAVAAWKGFAPHGVSKAGLLHLTALTARELGAEVRANAIVPGPILPPPGETAEDAAWREKGRRVPLGWTGDPEYVAHAARFLAENDYVTGATIYVDGGEHLLTGGRT